The genomic interval AGTTTTGGTTTTCATGATTCCTAGTTTGTGTTTTAGCTTTTTCTGATAGCTGGTTATGTGGTTCAGTTTTCGCTGTTTGGTTCTTTATCAAATGTGGGTGCCATGGTGGGGGCTATAGCCAGTGGTCAGATTTCTGAGTATATTGGGCGGAAAGGGGTGAGAATCTCTTTATCACTTAGTCCTGGTATTTCTCATTCCGCATCTTCCTGTCTTTGTGCACTAATCTTTATCTTAATTTTGTGTTTATTGCAGTCTTTAATGATTGCTGCGATTCCTAATGTTATCGGATGGCTCACCATATCCTTTGCCAAAGTGAGTTTACTTACCTGACTTTCCAAAGTTTCCATGTTCATTAAAATGTAGACTAGTACCAAATGCAATCCAGGACAGTCTGTCTAATAGTTGCTTTGTTTCTGTAGGATTCTTCATTTCTATATATGGGAAGGTTGTTGGAAGGTTTTGGCGTGGGGATAATCTCGTACGTGGTAATGATCCTTCAATGCGGTGATTTTTTATTGGAACTATTCAGAGAATTATTGTGAGGAAAACTAACTTGGTGACCATATTGTTAGGTGCCTGTATATATTGCAGAGATAGCACCTCAAAACTTGAGAGGCGCTTTGGGTTCAGTCAATCAGGTTGCCTTTGCGTACTGGCTATTCTCAAATGAGTATTCGGCTAGTTACTCTATTACATTACTAATCACAATATAATCTTTGCTCTGCAGCTCTCCGTAACCATTGGGATATTGCTGGCTTATCTGCTTGGACTTTTTGTTCAATGGAGATATCTTGCAGTTTTGGgtaattttctattttgttCTGCTGTTCACATTACTTGTCATGAGTATTATGGCGTTATTATTTCCAATCTGTTTTTACTTAGTTGATGGGTGTTCGATTTTTCTAACTTCGATTGTCTTGAAAGGATGATGAACTACGTTGCTTGCCAATACTAATGAGAAATGCTAGAGCAGATTTTCATTATGTGATCATAATATGATTGAATGTTTATCCTATTCAACCAAGGACCTTTTTTCTGAATAAGCAGTCTTCTATTGATTAACCTTTCCTACCCTGTTAATTTCCAGGAATATTGCCCTGTACGATATTGATACCTGGGCTCTTTTTCATTCCAGAATCGCCTCGATGGCTGGTAAGTTGTAAAGTGGATATTCCTTCTTTGCTTTTTATATTGTTGGGGATAAATCTATAATATTTCTGTTTCTCTTGGTCTTAACACCCAACAGGCAAAAATGGGAATGACAGAGGATTTTGAGGCATCTTTGCAAGTTCTGCGTGGATTTGACACTGATATTTCTATTGAAGTGAATGAGATAAAGGTAAAAGCCACTCTTCATCCTCAAAAGTACTGAACGGTAGGAAAACTATTTCTTTAAGTAATTTTTATTCTATATATTGTGTAGAGATCTTTGGCATCAACAACCAGAAGAACAACAATAAGGTTTGCAGAACTCAAACAAAGAAGATACTGGCTTCCTTTGATGGTACTAACTACAGTTCAAAACattaattctttttttcttttagttcaAAACATTGATTTACTGTCTAGTATGTTGATGTTCAAACTTGATGTCTAAATTGAACCACAACTGTTCTTACTAAATGTTATCCTGCAGATTGGAATTGGATTACTCGTTCTTCAACAGCTTAGTGGAATTAATGGTGTTCTATTCTATTCCAGTACCATATTTGAAACTGCTGGTAAGCACTAAGTTGACACGAATGAGTGTCTCCTCATTTATCTGAAAATTCAAGTTTGGATTACTATtaaatattgtacaaattgcGTGTACTGTATATTCTAAAGAAAGGTGACTCTGAATCAGCTATCTGTTTCACATGAAAAGTCTCAtgagtttttattttcttcatagGGATTACATCAAGTAATGCAGCCACATGTTGCCTTGGTGCTGTTCAGGTACAGCatgaaaataaattgaaaCTCGACTTCTCCTTTCCTCCAAtatcttcaaactcttattctAACAAGGATCTGTATGAATTTAGGTATTAGCAACCGGTGTGACTACCTGGTTGGTGGATAGAGCAGGCCGTCGACTTCTGCTTATTGTGAGTTTATTTTCGTCACTTTTGGGTAATGATGAAGTTAATCATTCATAGAAGTGTTGATATTTTACACATTCTGTCGTAGATCTCCTCCGCTGGAATGACAATTAGCCTCCTAGTTGTTTCTATAGCATTCTATGTGAAGGTACTTAAGCTCTCATGTTTGTAGAGAAATCTTGTGGGGTTTATGCTTCTCTTGTATATCTCCTAAGTAGTTTCCACTGATTCCAGGAATATGCAGTGGTTGATTCCGGTTTTTATAGTGTGTTGAGCATCATTTCAGTGGTCGGAGTTGTGGTATGTATATTCTTTAATTATAATAACAATGAGAAGATTGCCATTCCTTTTCTGCCCGTAAATTCTTGCACTATTCTTGCAGGCCATGGTAATTGCCTTCTCTCTGGGTATGGGAGCTATTCCATGGATCATAATGTCTGAGGTATGTACATGATGTAGCTTTTTGATAAATAAATATGCTCTCTTTGTACGATTGCAAGAGATATCTATGTAAACATGAACGAATATCTGCCTATTCATTCTTTTACAATTTTAGCCACATACCTCTTCCTATACATTCTGGTAATAGATGTTTGCATTGGCACACTCGAGATGTCTTCAAGGTCATGCGGTAGCTGATTAGTCTCCTTTCTATGCCAAACCTTCT from Argentina anserina chromosome 2, drPotAnse1.1, whole genome shotgun sequence carries:
- the LOC126784946 gene encoding sugar transporter ERD6-like 6; its protein translation is MSFRDGDSEEGSGNLRKPFLHTGSWYRMGSRQSSMMGSSQVMRDSSVSVVACVLIVALGPIQFGFTSGYSSPTQSAITADLGLSVSEFSLFGSLSNVGAMVGAIASGQISEYIGRKGSLMIAAIPNVIGWLTISFAKDSSFLYMGRLLEGFGVGIISYVVPVYIAEIAPQNLRGALGSVNQLSVTIGILLAYLLGLFVQWRYLAVLGILPCTILIPGLFFIPESPRWLAKMGMTEDFEASLQVLRGFDTDISIEVNEIKRSLASTTRRTTIRFAELKQRRYWLPLMIGIGLLVLQQLSGINGVLFYSSTIFETAGITSSNAATCCLGAVQVLATGVTTWLVDRAGRRLLLIISSAGMTISLLVVSIAFYVKEYAVVDSGFYSVLSIISVVGVVAMVIAFSLGMGAIPWIIMSEILPINIKGLAGSVATLANWSVSWVVTMTANLLLEWNSGGTFTIYMVVSAFTVVFVNIFVPETKGRTLEEIQFSFR